A stretch of the Desulfobacter sp. genome encodes the following:
- a CDS encoding response regulator, translated as MKKKILVIDDDLNVRDYLASLFQDQGYEVFEAGDVKEGIEQAKARHPDLITLDIEMPGEWGPRFYRQLTQEADLKNIPVIVISGLSGHQYAVVKAVASVSKPFDRDELLKIVKETLNS; from the coding sequence ATGAAAAAGAAAATTCTGGTGATTGATGATGATTTAAATGTCAGGGATTATCTTGCGTCATTGTTCCAGGACCAGGGATATGAAGTCTTTGAGGCAGGGGATGTCAAAGAGGGGATAGAACAGGCCAAAGCCCGGCATCCGGATCTGATTACCCTGGATATTGAAATGCCCGGGGAGTGGGGCCCAAGGTTTTATCGTCAACTGACCCAGGAAGCGGATTTAAAAAATATCCCCGTGATTGTCATCTCCGGTCTTTCCGGCCATCAATATGCCGTGGTCAAGGCCGTGGCGTCGGTGTCAAAGCCCTTTGACCGGGATGAACTGCTTAAAATCGTCAAGGAAACCTTGAATTCATGA
- a CDS encoding 4Fe-4S dicluster domain-containing protein — translation MAISRRQFLGTLGAAVGAAAPLTGSHAAGKTFEGHPDSSGVLHDTTLCIGCRKCEQACNRVNDLPKPEQPFDDLSLLDQKRRTHADIYTVVNRFEPENTGATAPVFAKKQCNHCLEPACASACFVKAFTKTPQGAVVYDESLCVGCRYCMVACPFEVPAYEYDNPLTPKVTKCTLCAPRLAQGKLPGCVDACPREALIFGKRDRLIKIARQRIMDRPHLYLDHIYGEHEMGGTSWLYLAGVPFESLGMREDLGTKSAPELTSGPLSAVPVVVGLWPVLLTGVYAISKRKEKIAREEKQAVLKDARQKAREELTAALETQREKMTQEKTAAINFEVKKALEEAAKKEAAPEDPPADRVEKNISGTQTPPSPGTGQQEE, via the coding sequence ATGGCTATTTCTCGCAGACAGTTTTTGGGCACGCTTGGCGCTGCCGTGGGTGCAGCAGCCCCTTTGACAGGCTCCCATGCCGCAGGCAAAACATTTGAGGGGCATCCGGACAGTTCCGGGGTGCTCCACGATACCACCTTGTGCATTGGATGCCGTAAATGTGAACAGGCATGCAACCGGGTCAATGATCTTCCAAAGCCCGAGCAACCCTTTGATGATCTTTCCCTGCTCGATCAAAAAAGGCGGACCCATGCGGATATCTATACCGTGGTCAACCGGTTTGAACCTGAAAACACAGGGGCCACTGCCCCGGTGTTTGCCAAAAAACAGTGCAACCACTGCCTGGAACCTGCCTGTGCCTCGGCCTGTTTTGTCAAGGCCTTTACCAAGACACCCCAGGGGGCCGTGGTCTATGATGAGTCCCTCTGCGTGGGCTGCCGGTACTGCATGGTGGCCTGTCCCTTTGAAGTGCCGGCCTATGAGTATGACAATCCTTTGACCCCCAAGGTGACCAAATGCACCCTCTGCGCCCCCAGGCTGGCCCAGGGAAAACTTCCCGGATGTGTGGACGCCTGTCCCAGAGAGGCTTTGATTTTTGGCAAACGAGACCGTTTGATCAAAATTGCAAGGCAGCGGATCATGGACCGGCCCCACCTGTATCTGGACCATATCTACGGTGAACATGAAATGGGAGGTACCTCCTGGCTCTACCTGGCAGGGGTCCCCTTTGAATCTTTGGGCATGAGAGAGGATTTGGGCACTAAATCGGCCCCGGAACTGACCTCAGGCCCGTTGTCTGCGGTTCCTGTGGTGGTCGGGCTCTGGCCGGTTCTGCTCACCGGGGTCTATGCCATTTCAAAACGCAAGGAAAAGATTGCCCGGGAGGAAAAACAAGCGGTCCTAAAAGATGCCCGGCAAAAAGCCCGGGAAGAGCTTACCGCCGCCCTTGAAACCCAAAGGGAGAAAATGACCCAGGAAAAGACGGCTGCCATCAATTTCGAGGTGAAAAAAGCCCTGGAAGAGGCTGCAAAAAAAGAGGCTGCCCCAGAAGACCCCCCGGCCGACCGTGTTGAAAAAAATATTTCAGGAACTCAGACACCCCCTTCACCGGGCACAGGCCAACAGGAGGAATAA
- a CDS encoding IS4 family transposase gives MTHISVPKKQLRSLNFDNFRCPLIKSLSKAPELQSRGDRPLKMTFEDQINALVYFHLQEHKSARHLIQDLKENVFAKENIAPDGGISRSSFCEAINHRGLEQLQFIFEDLYKQALECHPGEHAELGELVSIDGSLINAVLSMHWANYRKGSKKAKVHCGFDINHGIPNKIFLTEGNGAERTFVPKILSKGQTGVMDRGYQSHKEFDLLQEQGKHFVCRIKTRTTRTIIDNHETPSDSYIFYDALVKLGTPNQNQTKRPVRVVGYKIAGVKYYVATDRHDLTAEQIATIYKLRWTIEDFFKWWKEHLKVYHLIARSEYGLMVQILGGLITYLLLAIHCQKQFNEKVTIKRVRQLRTAILNDLFGCEEQGSHSSNRDNIVKDQKIIEQAKT, from the coding sequence ATGACGCACATCTCAGTCCCTAAAAAACAACTACGGTCCCTGAACTTTGACAATTTCAGGTGCCCTCTGATAAAGTCACTTTCAAAAGCACCGGAATTACAATCTCGAGGAGACCGCCCTTTAAAAATGACATTCGAAGACCAGATAAATGCTTTGGTTTATTTCCATCTTCAGGAGCACAAGTCTGCCCGACATTTAATTCAGGATCTCAAGGAGAATGTTTTTGCTAAAGAAAATATTGCGCCAGACGGTGGTATCAGCCGTAGTAGTTTCTGTGAAGCCATCAATCACAGGGGACTCGAACAACTGCAATTTATCTTTGAGGATCTTTATAAACAGGCTCTTGAGTGTCATCCGGGTGAACACGCCGAGTTAGGAGAGTTGGTTTCCATTGACGGTAGTCTCATAAATGCAGTCCTTTCAATGCACTGGGCGAACTACAGAAAAGGAAGTAAAAAAGCCAAAGTACATTGCGGATTTGACATTAATCACGGAATCCCAAACAAAATCTTTTTGACTGAAGGCAACGGCGCTGAACGCACTTTTGTTCCCAAAATACTTTCCAAGGGGCAAACAGGTGTTATGGATCGTGGATATCAATCCCATAAAGAATTTGACCTGCTTCAGGAGCAAGGCAAACATTTTGTCTGCCGTATAAAAACCAGGACAACAAGAACAATTATTGATAACCACGAGACCCCTTCCGACAGCTACATTTTTTATGATGCACTGGTTAAACTTGGTACTCCGAATCAAAACCAGACGAAAAGGCCTGTTCGGGTTGTTGGCTATAAAATTGCTGGCGTCAAATACTATGTGGCAACTGACAGGCATGATTTAACAGCGGAACAAATAGCAACAATTTATAAACTCCGGTGGACCATTGAGGATTTTTTCAAATGGTGGAAAGAACATCTGAAGGTATATCATCTCATTGCCCGCAGTGAATACGGCCTTATGGTTCAGATTCTTGGCGGCCTTATCACTTACCTGTTACTGGCAATCCATTGCCAAAAACAGTTTAATGAAAAGGTCACGATCAAAAGAGTTCGGCAGCTGCGAACCGCCATTCTAAATGACCTGTTTGGCTGCGAGGAGCAGGGCTCTCATAGTTCAAACAGGGACAATATTGTCAAAGATCAAAAAATTATTGAGCAAGCAAAAACCTAA
- a CDS encoding PAS domain-containing sensor histidine kinase: MAKQVLLIDRDQDHAQAVTMYIRRKHYDAVISTSNEQTMLFLDNHDLDIVIAHAFVTPETGQYLLAYKAANPLVQIIVTAQGEDLDEAMDLYGLHALDYLDLPINSRALDLALARADAQTALLTRMDLYTGRLEDLHHARNLFNQLFEEVPCYISVQDRNLRITAANRRFKRDFGSLVGGFCYEVYKHRSSPCRQCPVVATFKDGKSHTTEEIVTSKEGKQYNVLTQTAAIRNGEGKIAQVMEMSTNITQIRQLQDHLVSLGLMLGSMSHGVKGMLTALDGGIYQLEAGLDQQDEKRMTLAFGQIKHMADKIKKMVLEILYYAKSRELQYETKDIAKMTANVVATLTPLTRKHKIHFMVSIAHDLGTIEVDPQWMEAALVNFLENAVDACLFDRNRKTHEVSFIVEKKSRTDICFTIQDNGIGMDAETKNKMFTLFFTSKGSQGTGLGLFIAHRVIKYHGGTVEVDSHPGKGSRFIICFPFQKPENAKMMAYPGKDKG, translated from the coding sequence ATGGCAAAACAGGTTTTACTCATTGACAGGGATCAGGATCATGCCCAGGCCGTGACAATGTATATCCGACGTAAACATTATGATGCTGTCATTTCCACCTCAAATGAACAGACCATGCTGTTTCTGGATAATCATGACCTGGACATCGTCATTGCCCATGCCTTTGTCACGCCTGAAACCGGCCAGTATCTTCTGGCCTATAAAGCGGCAAATCCCCTGGTTCAGATCATCGTCACCGCCCAGGGGGAAGACCTGGATGAGGCCATGGATCTGTACGGCCTCCATGCCCTGGACTATTTGGATCTGCCCATCAATTCCCGTGCCCTTGACCTGGCCCTGGCAAGGGCGGATGCCCAGACCGCGTTGCTCACCCGGATGGATCTTTACACGGGCCGGCTTGAGGATCTTCACCATGCCCGGAACCTTTTCAATCAATTGTTTGAAGAGGTTCCCTGTTATATTTCGGTTCAGGACCGGAATTTGAGAATTACCGCAGCCAACCGGCGGTTTAAGCGGGATTTCGGCAGTCTTGTGGGCGGGTTTTGTTACGAGGTATACAAACATAGGTCTTCCCCGTGCAGGCAATGCCCGGTGGTGGCCACCTTTAAGGACGGCAAATCCCATACCACCGAGGAAATCGTCACCTCCAAAGAGGGCAAGCAGTACAACGTGCTGACCCAGACCGCAGCCATCAGAAACGGAGAGGGAAAAATTGCCCAGGTCATGGAAATGTCCACCAATATTACCCAGATTCGCCAGCTTCAGGATCACCTGGTCTCTTTGGGCCTGATGCTCGGTTCCATGTCCCACGGGGTAAAGGGGATGCTCACGGCCTTGGACGGGGGGATTTACCAGCTGGAAGCAGGTCTGGATCAACAAGATGAAAAACGGATGACCCTGGCCTTTGGCCAGATCAAGCACATGGCCGATAAAATTAAGAAAATGGTTCTGGAAATATTATACTATGCAAAGTCCAGGGAGCTGCAGTATGAGACAAAAGATATTGCAAAGATGACCGCCAATGTGGTGGCTACCCTCACGCCTTTGACCCGGAAACACAAGATTCATTTTATGGTCTCCATTGCCCATGATCTCGGGACCATTGAGGTGGATCCCCAATGGATGGAGGCGGCCCTGGTGAATTTTTTGGAAAATGCTGTGGATGCCTGCCTCTTTGACCGGAACCGTAAAACCCATGAGGTCTCTTTTATCGTGGAGAAAAAATCCAGGACCGATATCTGCTTTACCATCCAGGACAACGGCATTGGCATGGATGCAGAGACCAAAAACAAGATGTTTACTTTGTTTTTTACCTCCAAGGGGTCCCAGGGAACAGGACTGGGGCTGTTTATTGCCCATAGGGTGATCAAATACCACGGCGGAACCGTTGAGGTGGATTCCCACCCGGGCAAGGGCAGCCGGTTTATTATCTGTTTTCCGTTTCAAAAACCTGAAAATGCCAAGATGATGGCCTATCCCGGAAAAGACAAGGGATGA
- a CDS encoding universal stress protein, with translation MFKKILFATSATPASDHAARVAFNMSGEYNAQLNIFHVLGVPSRGFSQVVVDVKTKEKVGVDEEYLFGVTEEIKAYYAKYLENGLDYTIDVAVGFPAREILRQAKMTQPDLILLGGSTGDEEESVYKKVSASSTLQRVAKSAPCPVMAVNRPAASFWGGMSNILFGTDFSKTSDKAFDFAARLAKAMDCELHVFHALDITGLQSGRLLDQDEIEQQIRESLRKIRARYQPRLKELKSYSMDVWEGIPFIEIVKYARDKHADLIVMAHHSRRIPDEQGRLGGNVEQVIVRAGCPVLSVNK, from the coding sequence ATGTTTAAAAAAATCTTGTTTGCAACCTCGGCCACCCCGGCCAGCGACCATGCCGCACGGGTTGCCTTTAACATGTCCGGGGAATATAACGCCCAGCTGAATATCTTTCATGTTCTCGGGGTGCCGTCCAGGGGCTTCAGCCAGGTGGTGGTGGATGTGAAAACAAAGGAAAAGGTGGGGGTGGATGAAGAGTATCTGTTCGGGGTCACCGAGGAGATTAAAGCCTATTACGCCAAATATCTTGAAAACGGACTGGATTACACCATTGATGTGGCCGTGGGATTTCCGGCCCGGGAAATTTTGCGGCAGGCCAAAATGACCCAGCCCGACCTCATCCTTTTGGGCGGCAGCACCGGGGATGAGGAAGAGAGTGTTTACAAAAAGGTCTCTGCCAGTTCCACCCTCCAGCGAGTGGCCAAGTCCGCCCCCTGCCCGGTGATGGCCGTGAACCGCCCGGCCGCCTCTTTCTGGGGAGGCATGTCCAATATTTTGTTCGGCACCGACTTTTCAAAGACCTCTGACAAGGCCTTTGATTTTGCCGCCAGACTGGCCAAGGCCATGGATTGCGAGCTGCATGTCTTCCATGCCCTGGATATCACGGGACTTCAATCGGGCCGGCTGCTGGACCAGGATGAAATCGAACAACAGATCCGGGAGAGCCTGCGAAAGATCCGGGCCCGGTACCAGCCCCGGCTAAAAGAGCTGAAAAGTTACTCCATGGACGTATGGGAAGGAATACCCTTTATTGAAATCGTCAAATATGCCAGGGATAAACATGCAGACCTCATTGTCATGGCCCACCATTCAAGACGGATACCCGATGAGCAGGGCCGGTTGGGGGGGAATGTGGAGCAGGTCATTGTCAGAGCAGGGTGCCCTGTGCTCAGTGTCAATAAATAA
- a CDS encoding IS256 family transposase, which translates to MTEENTEFDFQKALKGIQEGKPFTGKGGVLTSLIKNLAEAALEGELESHLGQEVSANRRNGKSKKTIKSLDGKFELETPRDRAGTFSPQIVKKHQTTLSDEIERKIIALYGLGMSYNDMASHLQEIYGLEISNATLSTITDKIIHTVKEWQARPLENVYPIVWLDAIHYKVRENGKVGSKAVYTILGVNIEGRKEVLGLYISENEGANFWLQVLTDLSNRGVKDILIACVDGLKGFPEAIETIFPDTEVQLCVVHQIRNSLKYVGSKNKKEFMADLSSVRLGCCI; encoded by the coding sequence ATGACCGAAGAAAACACCGAATTTGATTTTCAAAAAGCCCTTAAAGGCATCCAGGAAGGTAAACCCTTCACAGGTAAGGGCGGCGTCCTTACATCATTAATCAAAAATCTTGCTGAAGCTGCTCTTGAAGGAGAGTTGGAGTCCCATCTCGGGCAGGAAGTTTCTGCCAACCGCCGTAATGGAAAAAGCAAAAAGACCATTAAATCCCTGGATGGTAAATTTGAGCTGGAAACCCCGCGTGACAGGGCCGGAACCTTCTCTCCACAGATCGTCAAAAAACATCAGACAACGCTCAGCGATGAAATTGAAAGAAAGATAATAGCCCTTTACGGCCTGGGCATGAGTTATAATGATATGGCTTCCCATTTACAGGAAATCTATGGACTTGAGATTTCAAATGCCACTCTGAGCACCATTACCGATAAAATCATCCATACCGTCAAAGAATGGCAGGCCAGGCCGTTGGAAAATGTGTACCCAATCGTATGGCTTGATGCCATACATTATAAAGTACGAGAAAACGGAAAGGTCGGCAGCAAAGCCGTTTACACAATTCTTGGGGTGAATATCGAGGGCCGCAAAGAGGTTCTTGGGCTGTACATATCCGAGAATGAGGGTGCGAACTTCTGGCTGCAGGTGTTAACAGACCTTTCAAACCGAGGGGTAAAAGATATCCTGATTGCCTGTGTTGATGGTCTAAAAGGTTTTCCCGAGGCCATTGAGACCATATTCCCGGACACAGAAGTTCAACTCTGCGTAGTCCACCAGATCCGAAATTCATTGAAATACGTTGGTTCCAAAAATAAAAAGGAATTTATGGCAGATCTCAGTAGTGTCCGGTTAGGTTGTTGCATATAA
- a CDS encoding (Fe-S)-binding protein produces the protein MPEGIYCNKQTVDTPEGVNKLLSDTSGNTYYQEMEVLDVDTDLLWKTIQNTCKSRIRTWLEICAHCGMCADSCFLYEVNGKNPKQVPAYKIQSTLGEIIKRKGKVDNALMRHAMRVAWAECSCCNRCGMYCPHGIDTGIMFGYLRGLLYNQGFVPWELKIGAGMHRAYRAQMDVTDEDFVDTFEWMVEEYEDDYPGLTVPVDKQGADIMYTVNAREVKHYPEDLAEAAILFHLAGESWTVPSKGWEQTSLAMFAGDWAACKMQVESVYEAMERLTPKRMVGTECGHAHRATVIEGPYWAGRKDGQPPAPSIHYVEWLAEALNTGRLRVDPSKRIKELVTLQDSCNYIRNHGLKRATRDIMSHIVEPGFFIEMAPNKEHNYCCGGGGGFNGIGKFRKERNIALIKKRDQILETGAKLVIAPCHNCWDAIRDLEEEYEIGIRWSFLKPLLIKMLVIPDHLKPEE, from the coding sequence ATGCCGGAAGGAATTTATTGTAATAAACAAACCGTGGATACCCCGGAAGGGGTGAACAAATTATTGTCCGACACCAGCGGCAACACCTATTACCAGGAAATGGAAGTCTTGGATGTGGACACTGACCTTTTGTGGAAAACCATCCAGAATACCTGCAAGTCCAGGATCAGAACATGGCTGGAAATCTGTGCCCATTGCGGGATGTGCGCCGATTCCTGCTTTCTTTACGAGGTCAACGGTAAAAATCCCAAACAGGTGCCCGCCTATAAGATTCAGTCCACTTTAGGGGAAATTATCAAGCGCAAAGGAAAGGTGGACAACGCCCTTATGCGCCATGCCATGAGAGTGGCCTGGGCCGAGTGCTCCTGCTGCAACCGCTGCGGCATGTATTGTCCCCACGGCATTGATACGGGGATCATGTTCGGCTACCTAAGAGGCCTGCTCTACAACCAGGGGTTTGTGCCCTGGGAGCTTAAGATCGGGGCGGGCATGCACAGGGCCTACCGGGCACAGATGGATGTGACGGACGAGGACTTTGTGGACACCTTTGAGTGGATGGTGGAAGAGTACGAGGATGACTATCCCGGCCTCACGGTCCCGGTGGACAAACAGGGGGCGGATATCATGTACACGGTCAACGCCCGGGAGGTCAAGCATTACCCCGAAGACCTGGCCGAGGCCGCCATTCTTTTTCATCTGGCAGGTGAGAGCTGGACCGTGCCCTCCAAGGGATGGGAACAGACCAGTCTTGCCATGTTTGCAGGCGATTGGGCCGCCTGCAAGATGCAGGTGGAAAGTGTGTATGAGGCCATGGAGCGGCTGACACCCAAACGGATGGTGGGCACGGAATGCGGTCATGCCCACAGGGCAACGGTGATCGAAGGCCCCTATTGGGCGGGTCGAAAAGACGGTCAGCCCCCGGCACCCTCCATCCATTATGTGGAGTGGCTGGCAGAGGCTTTGAATACCGGCAGGCTGAGGGTTGATCCGTCCAAACGGATCAAGGAGTTGGTCACCCTCCAGGATTCCTGCAACTATATCCGGAACCACGGCCTGAAAAGAGCCACAAGGGATATCATGTCCCATATTGTGGAACCCGGCTTTTTCATTGAAATGGCCCCCAACAAGGAGCACAACTATTGCTGCGGCGGGGGCGGGGGATTCAACGGAATCGGAAAATTTCGAAAAGAGCGGAATATTGCCCTGATCAAAAAACGGGACCAGATCCTTGAAACCGGGGCCAAACTGGTCATTGCCCCCTGCCACAACTGCTGGGATGCCATAAGGGACCTTGAAGAAGAGTATGAGATCGGTATCCGCTGGTCGTTTTTAAAGCCGCTGCTCATTAAAATGCTGGTGATTCCCGACCATTTAAAACCCGAAGAATAG
- a CDS encoding RrF2 family transcriptional regulator, producing the protein MRLTTKSRYGTRLILDIAMYGTQKPVPLSDVSKRQNISLKYLEQLSRKLRDAGIIKSQRGPFGGHMLAKPTHEITIGDIVRILEESTAITDCAEQAKKTCGVCNKAGECLSRWVWVEASRAMFDRLDNITIDSLLTLDSTSFNNNQA; encoded by the coding sequence ATGCGACTGACCACCAAAAGCAGATACGGAACCCGCCTTATTTTGGATATCGCCATGTACGGTACCCAAAAACCGGTCCCTTTAAGTGATGTGTCTAAACGTCAGAATATATCATTGAAATATCTGGAACAGCTCAGCCGGAAGCTTCGGGACGCTGGTATTATTAAAAGCCAGCGAGGTCCCTTTGGCGGCCATATGCTGGCCAAACCCACCCATGAAATCACCATTGGGGACATTGTCCGGATCCTTGAAGAATCCACGGCCATTACCGATTGCGCCGAGCAGGCCAAAAAAACCTGCGGGGTCTGCAATAAAGCCGGGGAATGCCTGTCAAGATGGGTCTGGGTAGAAGCCTCCCGGGCCATGTTTGACCGGCTGGACAATATCACCATTGACAGCCTTCTCACCCTAGACTCCACAAGCTTTAACAACAATCAAGCCTGA
- a CDS encoding PAS domain S-box protein, translated as MPIKIKISLILAVAAGLVCLVNFFALDPVVFSVSSDEAAVGQGRSRFMVYSMGLVFATVLAVLPVMYLLLTKIRRIDEMRQRMDTAFKNSEDRFKGLREASFGGVALHDQGVILDSNTALSDISGYSNEELKGMDGLNLIAPEWQTTVMENIQSDYAHAYDVMGCKKDGAVFPLEIRGKTIPYQGKKVRVTEFRDITDRKNMERRLTQALDELNTIIDSCQVGIMVLKGGRVLYRGNQRLADILGYAAPEQMAGLSMAQLHVNRERFEEFGEKYFNRLIHGEQIQIEYQLKALNGQPVWCTLSGKAIDSCRPPDLSKGVVWMVDDISQKRRTQEKLELLAKTDSLTGLYNRRHFMTLAQGGRSKFCVS; from the coding sequence ATGCCCATTAAAATAAAAATATCGCTTATACTGGCCGTTGCCGCGGGTTTGGTCTGCCTGGTGAACTTTTTTGCCCTGGACCCGGTCGTTTTTTCGGTATCCTCAGATGAGGCTGCCGTGGGGCAGGGCCGGTCCCGGTTCATGGTGTATTCCATGGGACTTGTTTTTGCCACGGTCCTGGCCGTTCTGCCGGTTATGTATCTGCTTTTGACAAAAATACGCCGGATTGATGAAATGCGTCAAAGGATGGATACGGCTTTCAAAAATAGTGAGGACCGGTTCAAAGGGCTGCGCGAGGCATCTTTCGGAGGGGTCGCCCTCCATGACCAGGGTGTTATTCTGGACTCAAATACTGCCCTCTCCGATATTAGCGGATACTCGAACGAGGAGCTTAAGGGCATGGACGGGTTGAATCTCATCGCGCCGGAATGGCAGACCACGGTCATGGAGAATATCCAATCGGATTATGCCCATGCCTATGATGTCATGGGGTGTAAAAAGGACGGCGCTGTTTTCCCCCTTGAAATCAGGGGCAAGACCATTCCCTATCAGGGAAAAAAGGTCCGAGTGACTGAATTTCGGGATATCACGGACAGAAAGAACATGGAGCGTCGCCTGACCCAGGCCCTTGATGAGTTAAACACCATCATAGACAGCTGCCAGGTGGGGATCATGGTTCTCAAGGGTGGCCGGGTTTTATATAGGGGAAATCAGCGGTTGGCAGATATTCTCGGCTATGCCGCCCCTGAACAGATGGCAGGGCTGAGTATGGCCCAGCTGCACGTGAACCGGGAGCGGTTTGAAGAATTCGGGGAAAAGTATTTTAATCGCCTGATCCATGGCGAGCAGATCCAGATCGAATATCAGTTAAAGGCCCTTAACGGCCAACCGGTCTGGTGCACCTTGTCAGGCAAGGCCATTGATTCCTGCAGGCCCCCGGATTTATCAAAGGGGGTGGTCTGGATGGTGGATGACATTTCCCAAAAGCGCAGGACACAGGAAAAACTCGAGCTTCTGGCCAAAACCGATTCTTTGACCGGCCTGTATAATCGCCGGCATTTCATGACCCTGGCCCAAGGAGGGCGTTCAAAATTCTGTGTCAGTTGA
- the nrfD gene encoding polysulfide reductase NrfD, producing the protein MKQIVDQIKDKLLEKQVPQTPWLSPFNVITGIILAIGLVLTILRFTMGLETVTNLDNNNPWGIWIGFDLLCGVALAAGGYVTSATCYIFGLKRFHSAVRPAILTAFLGYALVVLALHYDVGRPWRLPYPVFYSQGTSSLLFEVGLCVFLYLSVLFIEYSPAALEWLGFKRARNLIVRLTLVLTIFGVILSILHQSSLGALFMIAPSKLHPLWYSSYLPVYFFISSMFAGMSMVIFEGSLAHRFLHHKMDSTHLDESRGVTLGFSKAASFVMMGYVSIKIIGLAMDNHWHYLATGWGIWYLVELVGFVVFPALLFGAAHREKNLTFARAAALWTVLGIVLNRFNISIIAFNYHLPADQRYFPSLMEIATSIFIVTLGVVIYRFICTRMPILHEHPDYKAH; encoded by the coding sequence ATGAAACAGATCGTGGATCAAATCAAAGATAAACTCTTGGAAAAGCAGGTGCCCCAAACCCCTTGGCTTTCCCCCTTTAATGTGATCACCGGAATTATTTTAGCAATAGGACTTGTCCTGACCATTTTAAGGTTTACCATGGGCCTTGAAACCGTGACCAACCTGGACAATAACAATCCCTGGGGCATCTGGATCGGGTTTGACCTGCTCTGCGGGGTGGCCCTGGCTGCCGGCGGCTATGTGACTTCGGCCACCTGTTATATTTTCGGGCTCAAGCGATTCCACTCCGCCGTACGGCCTGCCATTCTCACGGCGTTTTTAGGATATGCCCTGGTGGTCCTGGCCCTTCACTATGATGTGGGCCGTCCCTGGCGTCTGCCCTACCCGGTTTTTTATTCCCAGGGCACCTCTTCTCTGCTCTTTGAAGTGGGCTTGTGCGTCTTTTTATATCTGAGCGTTCTTTTTATTGAGTACAGCCCTGCGGCTCTGGAATGGCTGGGGTTTAAACGGGCAAGAAACCTCATTGTCCGGCTGACCCTTGTACTGACCATCTTTGGGGTGATTTTGTCCATCCTTCACCAGAGTTCTTTGGGCGCTCTTTTTATGATTGCTCCCTCAAAACTCCACCCCCTGTGGTATTCGTCTTATCTGCCGGTCTACTTTTTTATCTCCTCCATGTTTGCCGGCATGTCCATGGTGATCTTTGAAGGCAGTCTGGCCCACCGATTTCTCCACCATAAAATGGATTCAACCCATCTGGATGAAAGCCGGGGTGTGACCCTTGGATTCTCAAAGGCCGCCTCCTTTGTCATGATGGGATATGTGAGCATCAAAATCATTGGCCTGGCCATGGACAATCATTGGCATTATCTGGCCACGGGTTGGGGCATTTGGTACCTGGTGGAACTGGTTGGGTTTGTGGTATTTCCGGCACTGCTCTTTGGGGCAGCCCACCGGGAGAAAAATTTGACATTTGCCAGGGCCGCAGCCCTGTGGACGGTGCTGGGCATTGTCCTGAACCGGTTTAACATTTCAATTATTGCCTTTAATTACCATTTGCCGGCAGATCAGCGCTATTTTCCCAGTCTCATGGAAATTGCCACCTCAATTTTCATTGTGACCCTGGGTGTTGTTATCTACCGGTTCATCTGCACCCGGATGCCCATTCTCCATGAGCACCCGGACTATAAGGCCCACTAA
- a CDS encoding GGDEF domain-containing protein, translating to MKRQTRYPDRGLSLIMIDLDRFKKINDTHGHDVGDRVLKIFAQTGAKILRDVDFLARFGGEEFIALLPETDANGAGVTAERLRQAVESCVVTVDDQTLHFTISLGVAVWSQKINTVHKMFTAADKALYSAKQEGRNRVAFH from the coding sequence ATTAAACGCCAGACCCGTTACCCTGACCGGGGACTTTCCCTGATCATGATTGACCTGGACCGGTTCAAAAAGATAAACGATACCCATGGCCACGACGTCGGAGACCGGGTGCTTAAAATCTTTGCCCAAACAGGGGCCAAGATACTGCGGGATGTGGATTTTTTGGCCCGGTTCGGGGGCGAGGAATTTATCGCCCTGCTGCCGGAAACAGACGCAAACGGGGCCGGCGTTACAGCGGAACGCCTGAGGCAGGCCGTTGAATCCTGCGTGGTCACCGTGGACGATCAGACTTTGCATTTTACCATCAGCCTGGGCGTTGCCGTCTGGTCCCAAAAAATCAACACCGTCCATAAAATGTTCACTGCTGCGGATAAGGCCTTGTACAGCGCAAAACAAGAGGGCCGGAACCGGGTGGCCTTTCACTGA